The following is a genomic window from Dehalococcoidia bacterium.
GCGCGCTGGTAGTTCAGACGCTGGTTGAAGTCGGTCAAGCCGAGAAGGTTGGTCTGGTCGAACAGTTCGAAACCAACTTGACCGCTCTTGGTCAAACCTGCTTGGGCGAGCGTCAGGCGCGTCTCATGCAGCTTGTTCGCCGGCACCTTGATCGTCGTGCCGCCATCGGCCAACTCGTAGGGGACTTTCAGCTCCTTCAGCTTGGCGACAATCTGCCCGGCGTCTTCTTCGCTCAATTTGGTAAAGGCGACGGCGTAGGTCGGCTGGAAGGCGGTGACCACGAAGTAGACGAGCACTCCTGCCGTGATCACTGCCACCGCAGCCAGACTGAGACGCTGCGCGAGCGAGAGGCTGCTCCACACGCTGAGCAGTTGCTGCTGCGCTCGAAGCAAGAACGCTGGCATGCCCTTTCCCGTGCGACGCCGCTCCCGGCGTCCGGCTCGATGGTAGGCTGGGCAGGGCGCTGCCGCTTATCGGGGAATCCCCGAAACTGCGAGGTCCCTGCCCTCGGTCCGCGCAGCGGTCAGCCGCGCCGGTCGAGATGGGAGGACACGAGGCGGGGGCGGTAGGCAGCGCGCAGGTGGGCGGCGCGCCGCAGCTCAGCGCGCTCTTCCTCGAGAACGCGGCGCAGGCGGAGCAGAGCGTCTTCCGTATCGGTATCGAGCCGCTGGATCTGAGTGAGGATCGCCCGCGCGCTGTCGGTGTCGGATGCAGGAAGCCCGCGCACGTTCAGGTAGGGAGTGCGCGCATCAAGGAGCGCGTCGACCTGGTCGAGGTCGCCGGCAAGGGCGGCATCGCGCGCGGCGAGGGAGAGCATAAGCGCCTGCCGCAGCCCGTCGAGGCTCATTACGCAACCTTGGCGGAAGCGTGCCGCGCCGTGAGAGGGGAGGTGAGGCGACTGAGCGCTTCCTCCCACGTCGCCTTCAGGTCGCGCAGAAGGCGGACGACCTCAGGGATCGCCTGCTGGTCGCGTTTATAGTCGGCTTCACCGACTCGGTCGATCATGTAGCGGTAGAGGCCGAACAGATTGTGCGCCATCTCGCCGCCGTTGGTCAGGTCGAGCGCGCCGGCCAGTTCGATCAGAATATCCTGGGCGCGATGGAGATCGGCCCGGAACTCGTTGAGCCGTCCTTCGGCGCGGTGCAGTTCTGCTCGGCAGAGAAAGCGGATCGCGCCGCCATACAGCAGGACGACGACCTGACCGCCCGTTGCGGTCTCGCCCTGCACGCGCTGGTACTGCTGGTACGGGTTAGCGATCATGAGGTCTCCGTGCTGCAGGTCTTTCACGATC
Proteins encoded in this region:
- the fliS gene encoding flagellar export chaperone FliS produces the protein MIANPYQQYQRVQGETATGGQVVVLLYGGAIRFLCRAELHRAEGRLNEFRADLHRAQDILIELAGALDLTNGGEMAHNLFGLYRYMIDRVGEADYKRDQQAIPEVVRLLRDLKATWEEALSRLTSPLTARHASAKVA